Part of the Syngnathus typhle isolate RoL2023-S1 ecotype Sweden linkage group LG17, RoL_Styp_1.0, whole genome shotgun sequence genome is shown below.
CATGCCAGTAAGATGATGATGAATTACCTAAGAGCAGCAAAATGGAGATAAACCCTGGCTGACCTAACTAATATCAGGAGATGATGGGACGGATGGAAATGTGACTTGGTGTCAAATCTAATCTGAACTAAAGcaacgtgattttttttctcttctaaacCTCCGCCATAGACACAGCGGATATATAAATACAATCGTTCATGGCTCCAGGGCGCCTGCTTGTAGTAGCAgctgaaggtaaaaaaaaaactgggcaGCAGATTTTTGGATGTGCTTTGGACGCACCCACGCGTGAAAGCTGCGAGAGATCAACGTTGGATGTTTAAAGGAAGCTCCATCGCTACGCTGCCGTCGTTTGCCCTCTCGCTCGTTTATATTTCCAGCTCGCTGTGcaagcgctcgctcgcccgctcgcccgcccgcccgcctctcAGTTTCTTCGTCTCACAAGGCGGACGGATTCAGATGCCAGTTGTTGCACGCTCGGATGgacgtgccttttttttttttttttgctggtagGATGGAAATAAAGGGCAGAGCCTTTTTTTGCCTTCTCTAGCTTAAGAAGTGGTTTCTGAGAGCAGCAGCTGGTTCCGGGGGCGACCCATTGCTGACTGAGTGCAGGTGGGGTGGGGTGCAAAGTCTGACATGAAGTCTGCCAGATCTCGTCATGCTCAAATAGCTCGCGCAGATAAGCGCTCAGACTATGACCCAATTTTATTTCTGCGCGCAACTTGACTGGATGTGaagccaacaaaaaaaagaatagtcCCCATATTGCCTCTTTGGCCTAGCTCAAATGGGATTTTTCAAGCAGCCTTATAGGATGGAGGCCATCGTTAGGTTCATGACATGTTTATGAAAGCGCCATCCATAATGTTCTGTATTCAGGCCGAGTTTCTTAAGTGGTTCTAAGCGCACGCGCGCACATTTTCTGAAGGGGAAGCCAAGCCGCAACTATTTCTTTTAATTTGTCGTTTCTCCTTTGGGCACTTAAATATTAAACGGCGGGTCAGAAATGTATGAGGTGTATACGGCTGGTCAGTCGTTTGACAATAACGGAAGCCTTTTACTGCACGTGCAAAAGAACCTGTCGTAATAATTCATATCTTTGGATGACATGGCGCATGTGGTATCTTCTAGTAAAGCTTGGTGGTTATTATTTACAATGATTATTCCTCGCAATGTTGTGTCTGCAGGCTACCCTCTGCCTGGCAGCCTGTACTCGAGTCCCTACCTATCACTGGGGCACTTGGAGCCACCTTCCATCTCCCAAAATCACCTCTATGACTCCCATAAAGGTCAGTAGTCACTGGCTTCGTTTTGGATTCATGGGATTTGTCTAGAAAGGCTATTTGAGGTTGCTTTCtatttttgccttgtttttagAGAGCTTTTTCCTGCCAGCGACTGTTAGCCAGTCACCCCTCCACCCCCCGTCTGCTCCCCAAAGCACGCTGTCCGGCTCCACGCCGCCCCAAAAGGCATCCCGAGACGTGGGCAGAGAACGGTCCTATCGGGGGGACCGGGAGcgggagcgagagcgagagaggtcaCGGGAGGAGCTTCGGCAGCATGGTGTGGTGGACCTCACGCTGGACGGGAGGAGTGAGGAAGAGCGCCGGGGGCGCCCTGGGGATAAGGAGCGAGAGAAAGACAGGGACGCAGACAGAGATGCCTGGTCCCTAcatcctcttcatcatcatcaccatcatcatccgCAGAAATCAAGCTCTCAGCCCTCCACAGGGGAGCCCAGGTCAAGGCCATCACCTGTGCTCCAGTCCTCCTTCCCCGCGGGTGGGGGCGGTGGCATGAGCAGGCACCTCGGGAACGAAGCGGAGCGAGGGAGTCGGGAGGGGGAGGCGGGCTCCCGAGTCCACCATCACTCCAACGCAAATAACCTGCCCGCGGCGTCTCACTCCGAACGACAAAGGAGGGACGAGTCGGCGCCGGCGGGGCCGCTCCACTTCTCCTACGCCCTTCGTCCTTCCCTCCAGCCCTCCGTCACGGCCGTGCCCCTCCCCCCCGCGCTCAGAGACCCCACGAGGGAGCAGAGAGTCAGCGCGCCGACTTACGTGCCTTCCGTGGAGGTTTATGACGAGCGGGTCGGGCCCATCCAGATCGCGTCGCAGGCCCGCGACAAGCACGCCGACAAAtacagagacagagagcgagagagcgacaaAGAGCCCGAACGGGAAAGTTACAGGTTCCCCGAGAGGGGCCCGACGGAACATCCTCGACTTTCCCAGCCCGGCGACTCGAGCAATCCTCATCAGCGAGAGGAAGGTTCCATCATCTGTTGCAACGGTTCTGTCGGCAAGCGAGGCCAGGACTCTTCTCGCTCCTCCAATCAGTCGAGGTTTAGCCCAGAGGGCCGGGACGTGTCCAAACACTCCAGTCGTTTGGGCCTGGAGCGGGACAAACATTGGAATTCCATCAGTCCTTTGAGCAACTATGCTACCAATCACATGGCCGCCCTCGCCGCCCAACACGGACACACGCTTTCTTCTCCGTCACACACGCAAGTTTCCCCTCACGCCACCAACCGGGCCGCCGCCGCGAACGCGCCCAGGCACTCCCCTCGAAGCGAGCACGGACAGAGCCGCACGGGCGAGGAAGGGAGACTCTACTTGGACCCGTCGAGCCTTTACCGTCCGGGAGTGTCGTCCGGCGGGGAGAGAACTTCGGGGCCCTCGGAGGTGTCGGCCATGCAGAGTCTCATTAAATACAGCGGCAACTTTGCCGCCGAGGGGGgcggtgccgccgccgccgccgccgccgccaggcTCGCGGCCGACACCCGGGGGCCCTTCGGAGGTTTGGCCAGCATCGGGATGGAAggcgagcgagagcgagagaggtcgGTGGTGGGCTCGAGCGCTTCCGGCTCGCTGAGGGGGCCTCCCCAGCTGAAAAGGGAGCAGGATCGACCCGACAGCGCTCGCTCTTTTGGGCGAGAGACGGAGGGAGAGGTGCGCCACCCTCCGGTCGGCATCGCCGTGGCCGTGGCCCGGCAGAGAGAGAGCACCGGCGCCAAGCAGAGCACGGGTTCCTCGGACCCGCAGAGAGCCCCGTTGCTGCCGACGGCTATTAAAGGTAAtgattgatgatttttttttttcttcatatgatCTTTCCAAATCAACTTGCAGGGCTGTAGCTCATTAAAGCAAGCCAGAGCAAAGGCTCTCTCATTTTGCTTTCTATGAATTAATAACGATTCATTTTTCTCCGGTCTCTGTTTGACTTTGCCGCCTGTCATGTGATTGGAGAGGGAGCTTTTTGTCCGGATTACGAATTGCGTCATGCGAGGCTCATTCTCTTGGCTCTCCTTGTGCACCCTCCATCCAAACATCtcttttctgtctgtctgtcacagctccaagtgtttgttttttttctttcctcccccCCATCCTCTGTTCTCTTTTCATTTCCTTGAATGTCTCTAGTTCGGAGTTATTTGGCAAAGCGCTCCCTCCCTGCTCTCCCCCTCTCCTGGCTCTTTTCTGCACTCGCCAGCCTCACCTCCAGTCACTCATTGCAGAGCGCAGCTAAAAGCTACAAATAAGCGCATTGGTTTGTTGCTAAGCAATGACGGACTTTGTTAACGTGTGAAAGACCATGCGAGGTACAATGGATGACTCACAGAGTGTTTATTAGCATGTGGTCGTGCATGCacgtccatccatccctccccgcCAAGGGGCTTTAGTCTAAACGAAGCAGCGTGATGGGACGAGAGCCTTCTCGCAGGATGCAAGGGACTGAGTATTAGAGAGGTGAGCAAGGTGCCGGCTAATCGCCGGCTCACATAGGAGGATGGCATGTGGGCCAGGGTCCCCGTAACCTTGGTAACAGTCTTGAAATCTTTCCTGCGGAGCATGTCAGGGACGGTTACAGTCTCTtgtccctacacacacacactctgaatGGCTCAGCTCAGTGGCACAAAACCATTTGACGTACCTCGGGGACCTTGAGTCAGCTTGAGCGAGAGTGCAAAGAGATCCCGGTGGTTATTCTTCGTTTCGAATGGCAGCAGCGTAAGCGACGCAAGTTGCCTGTCGCTAATCTAGCGTGGCTAATTAGCCGTGAATGTTGGCAGACCAGAAATACCACTACATATACTGTTGAGATGTTTTTCCATTTGGCTTGGCTGTGGACTGATTAAGTGCAAATGCAGAGCAGCGGGCTCAACACTGTGACCATCACCTTGGGTTTTTGGATTGAGGTCAAGCGACCCACCTGCAGTTAATTAACCCTTGTTGTGGGGTTGTATCAAGAAGCAGCCAAATGGTCTCATCCCCGTTTCCTCACACTAATAATATGACCTGGGCTGTCAACCTAGATGAAGAACGAGGCGAGGAGCGCGCACGTCATCACGAAGAGCGAATGCTCGCCGGCCGCTTGGAACGCGATGACAAAATGCTCAGGTGAGGCGGACGTAGAACAGGGATGGCCTGTGCCGTTGATttcgttttattttttcaaatctcGTTTTGCGGCTACGTTGACGTGTTCCATTTACCCTTTCCCGCCTTTCGCTTCCTCGCAGAGAGCCCAAAGAGCTGTCGGACTTCACGCAGCTGCCCCCTCCCCTACTTCCGAGCGGTATGATGACGACCAGCCTCATGACCCCCAACCTCATGGTGACCGGAGGGGCGGGGCGATGGCATCCCGACCCGTCGACTCTGACCTCTCACCCCTGGCTGCCTCGCCCTGGAGCTCCTCCAGTTTGGCTCCCCGGCTCACCGTACAGTACGTGGACACGCAAATAATATGCTACAAACCATTTTGGGTGTAAACGGGGCCCCGCCACATGTCGAGCAAAGCGTTTCCCTTTTCGGCCGCCCCCTTTGACATGGGAATGATTCATCCCGACGCTAAAGACAGTCCAAGTCCGTTTAGCACTCGCCCGTGACGCGCTTGCGAAATTCGACATGCAGTCTTGGATGGGTGTAGGAAGAGAAGGAAGTGTTGACTCGCTGCATCAGTCGCCGCCTCCGGGAGGGGGGGTCAAGTGCCGCAGACATTCCTGAACTTTGCAGGACGTTCCAGAAGCATTCCGCATTCCCAGCCCAGAAATAGCCGTGTCAACACTCGCACCGTTTTTGTTTTCAGGCTCGCTTaaggaaaataaatgtttagTTTTGAGCTTTGTTAAGAAAATGTTTGTCTCTGTACCCGCTTCTCGTCAGGCTTGAGCTCTTCCTCCCTTCACCCGACGCTTTCCCCAGGCTACCCGCCGTCACTACCGGGCTCCATAGCGCCTCCCTACCAGTTTGTCAGAGACTCACAGACTGGGAAGCTTCTAGTCATCCCGACCGAGCACCTGCCACACTACGGTAGAAAATCCTTTTCCTCCACCCACCCGATGATCCCGGACACTttgatttgacaaaaaaaagcgtGTTTGCAGGAGGAGACATGTTGGAGCGCGGGACCCCCGTGTGGCCGGGGATGTACGGGCCGGGCGCCTCCCTGCAGCACGCGGCCCAGCTCCAGCTCCTCTCCCAGCAGCAGATGCTCCGGCAACAGGAGCTGCTCATGATCCAGCAGCACACGGCGCAGGTTCTGGAGCTGCAGAGGAACGCGCAGCTCGTTGTAAGTGCCATTTGGCTCCAGTTAGCAAAGGAGCCAGTACTGAGCAGCGTGCCGTACCTTTCAGGAGCATTTCAAGGCCAGCGAGCAGCGGCCGGGCTCGGACGACAAAGCCGACAAGCAGAACGCCGAAGCCAAAGCCCGGCCGTCGTCGTTTTCCCCGTCGCCCGTCCTCCATCCCCGCAAGCCCCCGCCGCGGTCTCGCTCGTCCACGCCCTCCACGTCCTCCCTCACCCCGCTGCCGCCGTCACCGGCGACCAACCTCAAGTCGGAGGAATCCAGGCAGAGAGCGTCGTCTcacctgccgccgccgccgcacgcgTCCTCCCCGTGTTCGGCCTCGCCGCCCCCGGCCTCACCGCGGCTGCCCAAACACGAGTCTGCCCATGACGGACAGGCGGCGGAAAGGGGGCAGCGGCGAGAAGGACCTCAGCCCGCTTTCCCAGATGTCTACTCGGGTGAGTCGTTACGTTACACTTTGCTTGTCGCCGACTTTCCCCTtgacaatttttcttttctggtTGCAGAGCTCTCGCCCGGTTACCCTTACCAGTCGATGGGCGCTCCCTTCGGCGCGCCCCTTCCGACTTATCACGTGCCAGCGCGCGCCGCGGCAAACACAGAAGCTGTTCCACGGCGCCACGCCCACTCTTTGGACTTGAGTACCACGGCCCGCCTCCACTCGGGGCCGCCGGACGCCCACCTCAAAGCGCAAAAACCGACAACAAAGAATGAGCCCTTCCTGAAACAGGAACCCGTCGTGGAAAAGTCCGATTCGACGCCGGAGCCGCCGATTCCGCTCGCGCGTAGCTGCGGTCCCGTCGGAGCGCGACACAATCGACAGGACGACGGGGGCCCGTTGACGCTGCAGCGGATCCCTCCGCGGGTTTCCAGTCCTCGCCAGAGAGTGGCTGAAGAAAAGGGAGGACAGATGGAAAGAGAGGTACAATCATATCAGAGTGCGTATCCTTCTCCGCTCGACGGAACGGAACCCCTCGCGGAGGATCCGGAGCCCACGCAATACCGGTCGTCCGATGTGGACGGCCAGGAATCCGCTAAGCCGGGCGCGAGCGATGTCTGTGAATCCCATCGAGCATCGTCGCCAAAGCAACACACCCCAAGTCGGAAGGAAACGGTCACCGAAATCCCTCCCGAGCCGTCGGTCCTTGAAGATCCCATGGCGGGGATGCTGGCTCTGCTCGCAGCCAGCGAGCTGTCCGAGCCGTACCCGCTCAGCCAGACGGTCATCGCCCGGACTCCCGAAAACTGCAGCGGGGCTGGTCCGCTGGAGATGGTGGCGCTGGAGGGCATGGCCATGCTCAGCCAAATGGCCCGGCGGGAAATGGAGAGCATCAGCACGGAGCCCGGTGAGGCATCTGAGGATGATCCTACTCGCGTCTCTCAACTTTTTTCGTTCAATGTttcaatacccccccccccccctttccctttGCATCCCCATTCAGATTTAGCAATGGAAGGCCTGGACTGTCTTCTCGAGGCGAGCAGACAGATTCTACTGGAGGCCATCGAGAAACAGTCCCACATTGATCTGCCCAGAGCGCTGGATCCCGACAGAAAGTACAGCTGGAGGCAGAGGAAGGAGGAGCCGGTAAGAAGAGAAATAGGATCAATCCGCAATGTGGCAGGGAAAGGCCTCAATGGGTTTCTTGCCACCCCCTTGCAGCTCTATCGTAAAATGTCAATGGACGTGTTGGACGCGGTGGAGGTGGAATACCGCGTCCGCCTGGCTGAGCTGCAGAAAACGTACAAGGAGAAGCAGAGAGAGATGAGCAAGCTGCAGAGACGCCGAGACAAGCAGTAAGTGCCGAGCAGAACGTTTCTCCAGCGCACACGACGTTAACGCTTCTCGTCACGTCAGCGAACGGCAGCAGGAGGATGAGAGGCGGAGCCTGATGAGGCGGGGCAGAGGTCGGCCGAGGAAGAGAAAACACTTGGCCACGCCTCCCAAACCGGATAGCAGGCCCGCAAAGTGAGTGGCAAAGCGACAAATCGCCACCCGGCAGCTTGGGCGCATTCTTTGCAGTCCGGAAGTCCAAATTTTCCCTCGTCCGTCTCAGGGTGGCCAGGTCCACGCAATACTCGGAGGATTCTGAAACCGGGGAAGGACAGAGAAAAAGGTTCCCGGGCTCCAGAGAAGACGAGGAGACGGACGTGGGGAGTTTAGGGCTGAAgatcaaaaagaagaaaaagagcaaAGGCTGGAAAGAGCAGGACGCCTCCGGCGGGCATCTTCCCGAGGTAAGCCGATCTCCGGCGCGTACCGTCGTCCGTTCCCCGACAGGCCGCTCTCGATTAATGATGCCTCGGTGCCGTCGTCAGGGGCCGAAGGTGAAACGCGGCCACGTGTGCGAGCAGGAGCAGTTAGCCTCCGACCTGGACCGAGCGCTTTCGCTCTCGCGCCTGGACTCGTGTCGCAAAGCGGCTTCCGGCTCCAAAGAAGAGCGGCCCAGGGGCAAGTCGGCCGACGGCCGGCGCTCAAACGACCGCTCGCCGtccaaaagcaaacacaaagtGGCCGCCAGGTCCTCGGATGCCCTACGCAAGGTGAAAGGTCAGAAGAAGAGTGCTTTTTTCTCCCCGGGGAGATCGGAGCTCAGCAGCTGCTCGAAcagtgagtaaaaaaaaaaatcaaaataataatgTTTGAAGTTATGTGCTCGGTCCAGACGATTTCAATTCCGGCGCCATTTTCCCACGACATTGCCATTATCCTTTCGAATTCAATGCCGGCGCCTCCTCTCCGATGATTTTGCTGGATAGTTAGCGGCTTATCTCTGTCCTTGTACCAGACTCGGATTCCGAGGGTCACAATTGGGCAAGAGGGGGCTGGCCCTCTCTGTCGGGGACGCGGTCCCTCGGCGGCCGGAAGAGacacgccgctgccgccgccgccgcctcgtcgCCCACCTCGGCGCTGTCTAAGtcgcaaaagaagaagaagaaaaagaagaaacacaAGCACTTATCCCTGCTGCTCGAGGAAGCGGGCCTGAGCTCCTCCGACGACTCGTTCGATCAAGGTTACTGacacccccccttcccctccccccccccctcgtaccGTTGAGTCAGCCAATACGGTGTCCGTCCCagcttgtgtttgtttgcagcTTTTTATTCCGACTGTGCTTTAGCGTGACCATCCCTACCTCTTTCTTGCTGCTGGTTTCTCTGCAAAGttgcctttgtgtttttttggggaAGGGTTTCCATATTTCTATGGTGTTTTTATTGCCTGGATTGAAAAGCATTTTTGTAGAATTTGTACATTGAATTGAAATATTgtgtgaatttgttttttccacaaAGTTGTATTGCAGTTTGGTACCTATCAAAAGCTTTATTAAAGGTTTGGATTTGATTAGTACGGAAAGCGACACGCTTGTGGTCCTTGTGTTGGTTTCATCTGTCTTGtcttgtccgtccgtccgtctgtctttgTCATTGTGTCCAACTGCACCTTCTTCCCAGAGCTTTGTGTTTGTCAAATATCCCTCAGCTTGAGCCAGGTTGAGAGGTTGGAAAGATTTGACTTTTTCAATTGCTTCAtggtccaaatgtttgttttgattgacatttGGGATATTTGGACAAAAGCGCTCCTTGTCTGTCTACTAAACCTTCCAATAACCCCCGGGGGCGGGcccattttcttttgctgtcaaCCTCTTTGCTCTGTCGCCTCCCCGAATGGTCTCTGCCGCGATGCTTTGAGTGTCTGTTCCACGTGCTTGTTCTGCCGCTGCCGCCGACATTGCAGAAGTTTGGCAAGGACTCGCTCAGCCTTAATCCTGAACGCTTCCTCGCCACGGCTAGCAGAGCGTAGCTTACGCTAGACTATGCTAAGGTGCGGCCGCGCTAAGGCTAGGCTGGCcgctgtgctgctgctgccccgcccgcccgcctgccctaCCTGCCCTGCCCCGCCCGGCCCCCCCCTGCCTGAGGCCACACCCCTGTCACCTGTTCTGTAAGTAGGATGTGCCCCTTTCTTTTCTCCACCGCTAACAAGTTGGAGCATTCATTCCATATCCTTGAGATCCAACTTAAAGTCCGTCTGTACTAATGTGCTCTGTTCTCTCAAGTTGGACAATTCACAGTCATTTGCAATTTAATGACATTCTAATAATCCAGCAAAGTGCTAATAGTAGGGGGGGAAATATTACTAGTAAGACAGCTGAATTGTCTTCAAATGGCGGAACAGGAGTGTACTAGTACATGGACCTGAGTGTCAAGGATGATGAATGAATGCTCTCACACGGCCGAAATTCAAATCCAAATTTTATTTGAGAGCCATGGTTCTACCTTTCATCCCTGTATCTATTGAGTGATGGATGTTAAAGGCCGTTGCCATGGTTactcaaagcaaagcaaagggcCTCCCTCACAGGGGCTGTCCTCTCCAGTGCCTGCCTTGTCCTCTCTGTTGTCCGCCTGCCATTGTTAGCACACCATGTTGGATTCACAGTACCTCTATCTGGAAAAGTAGTTGCATCCATATTTTCACACAATTACAAATTTTCTGACCTCTAGTCGAGTCTAACCTCAGGGTCAATGCAATATAACCAATGCATGATATGGCTTAGCTATGAGTCAAACCTTTTCGGATGATTTTGGCCAATGCAAATTTCAGTTGATCAAAACAAAGACAATAATACTTGTTTGTTCCTATCTGTACTGTGCATCCACCCCTGCCCGTGTTAACGCTCTTTCGGAGTTTCCTCCTGCTCATCTGCTGGACCTAACCCGCTTACGGCGCTAATATGCTTTACtatctgtgtgttttgtttgcttgCCGCAATATCTTTTCACAGCTGAAGGAGGAAGTGGATTCTTGCCGTTTTTACACTCCCTTCAGGGGCTGTAAATAGTCATGTTAAGGTCGGAGGTCACATGGTTTTTCCCCATTTGGGAGTGTGCTAATGGTATGTGGACTGGGAGGTAGAGTGTCTGCAGCAGAATCTGGATCATACAGGCTTTTTGGATGTGATGTGGCTTCCATCCATCAATGTGTTAATTCAATCCAGGCTGCCGTGTCATTTTAAGCAGggcgcttttcttttttttttttttttttttgcgaatcGCAGGGAGCTTTGTGACAACAATCGCATCCCGGCTCTGagcggaatgttttttttttttcctttcccggAACAGAGTCTTCGGAGGATGATTACGACGACAAATACAACGAGGATTCCGATTGGGAAGACGGCGGCTGCGAGGAGAGCGGCCTGGGTCTTTTGGCCAGGTTCGCGGCCAGCGTTCTCCCCGTTAGCTCCGCCCCTTTGAGCCTTCTCCCCGATGGCAAACATCACAGGCGATCGAGCACTCTGGGTAAGAGCTATACACAAAAGCAGAGTTGCACAAAGGGTTCGTGTTTCCTGTTTTGTTGATCACCAAAAAAGACGGGTCTCCTTATCTACTGTGTGAACAAAAGGACAACAGCTGCGATGGTTCCTCTGATTGTGCGTTTTGCGGTTGAGCAGGTTTATCCGCctgagtgttgttgttttttttttttttttcccctcagctcTGCTTTGCCAGCGTTGttaaatattcattcatttccaATTGTCACATTGTGGTGAATGTCATGTTTCACTCTTCAATTATGCATTTGTTTAGGTGTAATCAATCGTACTATTCTCGCAATTATTGATGGTCGAGAATCGCAAACATTAGAAGCGGCTGTCATTAAACTCATTCAAACACAAATGATTTTAGTGTGTGTTCTCACACAAATCTCCAAAGAGGCCGAGTGTGCTTGCTTCGAGTTGTTTATTTGTCATTTCTACTTATTGACTGTAAAATTGGCACAAGAGCATTTAAGAATGCATTTTTATGAAGCTAaattagcttcatgctaacttACAATGTTCAAAGCGTGTTCAAAGTACCATAGATGGAAGTCTTCCCGTattcatttgtgtttgttgaCCATCTTGATTTGTGTCCACCTCCCACCACCAGGTTCATCAGAATGCGAGTGGTCCGACTCCGGTTGCGACTTGCGCTTGAGGAAGTTCCCCTCTCTGCTGCACGGCAAACGCTCGGCGCCGGAACTCCCCCTGTTGCCCCCGGCCAACCGCCGTATCGAGCAGAGCAGCCCGAGCAAGCGGGACGAAACGCTGGCCGTCAAACGCAAGCCGCTGCCTATCAAACAACGCCGACCCTCGCCTCGACCTCAGCGGCGCTTCACTTTCGATCTGGCGACCGCTTCCGGCTCGGGCGTGTTCAGCGAGGACGAGGCCTGGAACCGACGACGTAGCGAGCGGATCTTCCTCCACGACGCCACCGCCTCAGCCAACCAGACGTCGTCGTTATCCGGCACGTGTCAGAGCTCCTCGTCCAGCTCAGCCCCGCCGCTCACCCCGAAAGCCGTCTCCCGACCCAAACAGCCTCCTTCCAACAGAGATGCCGCGAAAGTACGTCAATTATTCATCTACTCGGCAACTGGCGGGAGTCTCTTTTTCTGCTTTTCTTCCAAATCCTCTCCCAGCACTAGTGCATGTGTCCCAGTTCCAGCAGGGTTTCCCAGCTCTTCAATCACTGCGGCACTTCCCCGCTGTCGCTGACAAGAAAGGCTTCTCCCACCCCGCGTGCATTGGAGTGCGTGTTTGCGCTTGTCTTCATCGGAACCGTTTGTGTTCTGACATTtgtaaaacagaaaaagaagcCCAAGgaatcctccgcctcctcctcctctctgccCGTCAGCCCGTCGTCTCTGAGTAGTCCAATAAGAGACAACGCTACGGCGCTGAGCCTCAGCCCGGCGCGGAAGAGCCAATCTAAAGCAAAGACCAAGGCCCGGGAGGTCAGTGAGGTGACTGATGAGCTGAGAAGTCATTAGCGGCGTACAATAATTGCTTATTATCCTGGCAAGGTCAAAAGCAGAATGCTTGAGTGAGACCCAATCAAGGAATATGATTTGCTCGCGTGTCATTTCCAGCAGTCCAGGGGAGCGGTGAGCCGACTGATGGAGAGCATGGCCGCTGATGAGGACTTTGAGCCCAATCAGGACAGCAGCTTCAGCGAAGACGAGCTCGTCCCGCGGCGCGGCGGCAGCAGTGTGCCCGAGAGGTCCTCGACACCCGGTCAGCCATTGTTGACACTCatcatttatattaaaaaaaagcctcgTGTGTATTCatgttgtgtgttttcttttgacTTGCTGTTTTCAGCTCCAGTGCAGTGCGTGTTGGACAAGGACTCTTTGGCGGACGGACTCCGGGTATTGATCCCAATGGATGATCAGCTTTTGTACGCGGGACACGTCAACACTGTGCACTCACCTGATATGTGAGTATTACACAAAATGtgtttaccgtcattttcggactataagtcgcaccagccataaaatgcccaaaaaa
Proteins encoded:
- the tnrc18 gene encoding trinucleotide repeat-containing gene 18 protein isoform X4 — its product is MDGRDFGAPRSVHVPPPLLAGLAVEPHRLGAAGAGGRIPPSPGHLAATHPPPLHSGKFLPSAINLHGHHSDAFPTGSNPFLAGYPCPSPLSVDPAYRSANPGALPMAQLWASHAHEGYPLPGSLYSSPYLSLGHLEPPSISQNHLYDSHKESFFLPATVSQSPLHPPSAPQSTLSGSTPPQKASRDVGRERSYRGDRERERERERSREELRQHGVVDLTLDGRSEEERRGRPGDKEREKDRDADRDAWSLHPLHHHHHHHPQKSSSQPSTGEPRSRPSPVLQSSFPAGGGGGMSRHLGNEAERGSREGEAGSRVHHHSNANNLPAASHSERQRRDESAPAGPLHFSYALRPSLQPSVTAVPLPPALRDPTREQRVSAPTYVPSVEVYDERVGPIQIASQARDKHADKYRDRERESDKEPERESYRFPERGPTEHPRLSQPGDSSNPHQREEGSIICCNGSVGKRGQDSSRSSNQSRFSPEGRDVSKHSSRLGLERDKHWNSISPLSNYATNHMAALAAQHGHTLSSPSHTQVSPHATNRAAAANAPRHSPRSEHGQSRTGEEGRLYLDPSSLYRPGVSSGGERTSGPSEVSAMQSLIKYSGNFAAEGGGAAAAAAAARLAADTRGPFGGLASIGMEGERERERSVVGSSASGSLRGPPQLKREQDRPDSARSFGRETEGEVRHPPVGIAVAVARQRESTGAKQSTGSSDPQRAPLLPTAIKDEERGEERARHHEERMLAGRLERDDKMLREPKELSDFTQLPPPLLPSGMMTTSLMTPNLMVTGGAGRWHPDPSTLTSHPWLPRPGAPPVWLPGSPYSLSSSSLHPTLSPGYPPSLPGSIAPPYQFVRDSQTGKLLVIPTEHLPHYGGDMLERGTPVWPGMYGPGASLQHAAQLQLLSQQQMLRQQELLMIQQHTAQVLELQRNAQLVEHFKASEQRPGSDDKADKQNAEAKARPSSFSPSPVLHPRKPPPRSRSSTPSTSSLTPLPPSPATNLKSEESRQRASSHLPPPPHASSPCSASPPPASPRLPKHESAHDGQAAERGQRREGPQPAFPDVYSELSPGYPYQSMGAPFGAPLPTYHVPARAAANTEAVPRRHAHSLDLSTTARLHSGPPDAHLKAQKPTTKNEPFLKQEPVVEKSDSTPEPPIPLARSCGPVGARHNRQDDGGPLTLQRIPPRVSSPRQRVAEEKGGQMEREVQSYQSAYPSPLDGTEPLAEDPEPTQYRSSDVDGQESAKPGASDVCESHRASSPKQHTPSRKETVTEIPPEPSVLEDPMAGMLALLAASELSEPYPLSQTVIARTPENCSGAGPLEMVALEGMAMLSQMARREMESISTEPDLAMEGLDCLLEASRQILLEAIEKQSHIDLPRALDPDRKYSWRQRKEEPLYRKMSMDVLDAVEVEYRVRLAELQKTYKEKQREMSKLQRRRDKHERQQEDERRSLMRRGRGRPRKRKHLATPPKPDSRPAKVARSTQYSEDSETGEGQRKRFPGSREDEETDVGSLGLKIKKKKKSKGWKEQDASGGHLPEGPKVKRGHVCEQEQLASDLDRALSLSRLDSCRKAASGSKEERPRGKSADGRRSNDRSPSKSKHKVAARSSDALRKVKGQKKSAFFSPGRSELSSCSNNSDSEGHNWARGGWPSLSGTRSLGGRKRHAAAAAAASSPTSALSKSQKKKKKKKKHKHLSLLLEEAGLSSSDDSFDQESSEDDYDDKYNEDSDWEDGGCEESGLGLLARFAASVLPVSSAPLSLLPDGKHHRRSSTLGSSECEWSDSGCDLRLRKFPSLLHGKRSAPELPLLPPANRRIEQSSPSKRDETLAVKRKPLPIKQRRPSPRPQRRFTFDLATASGSGVFSEDEAWNRRRSERIFLHDATASANQTSSLSGTCQSSSSSSAPPLTPKAVSRPKQPPSNRDAAKKKKPKESSASSSSLPVSPSSLSSPIRDNATALSLSPARKSQSKAKTKARESRGAVSRLMESMAADEDFEPNQDSSFSEDELVPRRGGSSVPERSSTPAPVQCVLDKDSLADGLRVLIPMDDQLLYAGHVNTVHSPDIYSVVVEGERGNRPHIYCLEQLLQEAIIDVKPPSVRYLPEGTRIAAYWSQQYRCLYPGTVVNGSSDIDEKDDLITVEFDDGDTGRIPLSHIRLLPPDYKIHCAEPSPALLVASCSRRRVRKCSKEGKEAKSDESAPKVKGKPGRKPKSKPETSSNSDCKEKNESPSSGQPPDKSQDSTKVAQDRSSSVQKVVQEKPRPASRPAAKPGRKSSIASSPSSSPTSSAGPRKSGSAPAAQLKAKLSSSSYPSTYGKILTVDLYSEPNLTSYNGQRRERESGAANVSASNRPVSRPSVTAKPGVSTPRSPSTPAPKSKGASEHHGSSRPIGSVLHPISRLSAGKSGSSLAARTSSASGPLSGPKVKMPSEPASRPISRIKPASRQADTVKRKPASAEPLVKLDHEGVTSPKTKKTKALMLLEGQSVRRDPAPLGEQKALKSKARVPESEPGLREKEPAYASHVLAKERGESRARGQEPDAREEKSKLEEQKEEDRRKERKIKEESPSSSSSSSSSSSSSESEAESGKGSVKQKKKCTSSCSSSSSSCSGSSSSSSSSSSSSSSSSTDDSSCSSDEDRTATPPPGPVSPLPAAAAQDKVKEEEEEQDLKEEVDVKVEEDEEEASPGSLSPSPSLSTSSAPAKAATGKGSGQRGRPPKPKPSGGEGKVGRPKRREGVHLPTTKELAKRQRLPSVENRPKISAFLPARQLWKWFGKPTQRRGMKGKAKKLFYKAIVRGREMIRIGDCAVFLSAGRPNLPFIGRIQSMWESWGSNMVVRVNWFYHPEETNPGKKLTDKKNWEQICGQSLPAALQSSIQRKDFMERALYQSSHSDENDVQTVSHKCLVVGVEEYEQMSHTRRYAESEDLYYLAGTYEPTTGMIFNTDGVPLIC